The Gordonibacter urolithinfaciens genome contains a region encoding:
- a CDS encoding DUF4238 domain-containing protein, with the protein MSKLPGKMTRKQHWVPRFYLRHFADSSGQLHAYSRQKGSFFRTNCENLCSMRDLYEVEHADATGDATDRFYAQNLIEVKLSELESRIAPLYDRFLERQKEDQCEDEGYSDGKAAVCELAANIIVRHPISMRVDKKWSRETAEELLRNVHLTPYELGLLDWSDWRGDSQAVVELAAAATMLFSNDDIVPVNRIRKAFFEKSFSILRAPVGSGFVTTSMPMFIIGPEDDSYDFHLAYMPLSSEYAAVFSDDPLFPPFARLGFSGVEFMNRLLLLNCEHWDVAISRGSGPLEHAVRD; encoded by the coding sequence ATGTCGAAGCTGCCCGGAAAGATGACGCGAAAGCAGCACTGGGTGCCGCGGTTCTACCTGCGCCATTTCGCGGATTCCTCCGGGCAGCTTCATGCCTACAGCAGACAGAAGGGCTCCTTCTTCCGCACGAATTGCGAGAACCTTTGCAGCATGCGCGATCTTTATGAGGTCGAGCATGCCGATGCGACAGGCGATGCGACAGACAGATTCTATGCGCAGAACCTCATCGAGGTTAAGCTATCTGAGCTCGAGAGCCGCATCGCGCCGCTTTACGATCGCTTTTTGGAACGCCAGAAAGAAGACCAGTGCGAAGACGAAGGGTATTCTGATGGGAAAGCCGCCGTTTGCGAGCTGGCAGCAAATATCATCGTCCGGCACCCTATCAGTATGCGCGTCGACAAGAAATGGTCACGCGAGACTGCCGAAGAGCTGCTCAGAAACGTTCATCTGACACCCTATGAGCTCGGCTTGCTCGATTGGTCGGATTGGCGCGGGGATTCCCAAGCGGTGGTCGAGCTTGCCGCCGCCGCAACCATGCTCTTCTCCAACGATGATATTGTGCCAGTTAACCGTATTCGAAAGGCTTTTTTTGAGAAGAGCTTCTCCATCCTTAGGGCACCCGTCGGCTCAGGGTTCGTTACGACGTCGATGCCTATGTTCATCATCGGGCCCGAGGACGACTCGTACGATTTTCATCTCGCGTATATGCCGTTGAGCAGTGAGTATGCTGCGGTCTTTTCAGATGACCCTCTATTTCCGCCGTTTGCGAGACTCGGTTTTTCGGGCGTCGAGTTCATGAACCGACTTCTTCTGCTTAACTGCGAGCATTGGGATGTCGCCATATCGAGGGGAAGCGGCCCGCTCGAGCACGCGGTACGCGATTGA